The uncultured Ilyobacter sp. genome has a segment encoding these proteins:
- a CDS encoding multiheme c-type cytochrome has protein sequence MIIGTLPAAQARSNIRDAFFDVYPDAVGTTIETVPSQPNHCGMCHFEFTGGGPRNPYGQLLEAALPNFSSNPNGRRQAVQSIENEDPDGDGFTTLVEVTDVSNFSNTPTFPGYTPANISGVTSVDIAELQSSLVPSSGSDTTPPQVVVLAPNGGETLVGNTMTTVQWSAADTSGIASIDIYASYDGGATFQTEALGLTNSGSYTWFPDNRPAAQALLRVVATDNAFNEGADESDSFYAVEAPPGGIVPTTLRDFDMPGSQPFEGGVLNDPAACQVCHGGYDEAVEPFYNWSGSMMAQAGRDLLMMANMAIANQDAPDSGDLCLRCHFPRGWLQGRSVPTDGSGMLASDATGVACDLCHRLVDPIYDPAANPAEDEAILAAMSNPGSNFGAAMMHVDPTGARRGPFVDATGGHPILVSPFHREAALCGTCHDVNNPAFERDPNGNYVPGAFDEPATNFSSHSTDPVERTYSEWFYSDYNTPGGVYNPAMGGNKDYVSICQDCHMRDVTGQGCNFDNPPVRDDLPLHDMTGASTWYPSLIGTLYPGEVNEAALAAGIERARYMLQNAADLAAVQEEDELKVTITNNTGHKLPSGYPEGRRMWINVKFYDDGMSLVGESAAYDPNTGNLDQAGDAKVYEILPGLDETVAAIVGVEPGPSFHFVLNNKVYKDNRIPPRGFTNLAYDSFGGSHVAYSYPDGQYWDDTYYEIPAGATSAAVTVYFQSTSKEFIEHLRDDNVTDNTGQQLYDLWANNGKCPPEVMETLSLAVTPPQEELPGDLDGDGDVDLSDLQALLATYGKCPGDDGYNPDANLTDDAEDCITLADLQLLLANYGSSS, from the coding sequence GTGATTATCGGTACACTGCCTGCTGCCCAGGCGCGCAGTAACATCCGGGACGCGTTCTTTGACGTCTATCCGGATGCGGTCGGCACGACGATCGAAACCGTCCCCAGCCAGCCCAATCACTGCGGCATGTGCCACTTTGAATTCACCGGCGGCGGGCCGCGCAATCCTTACGGCCAGTTGCTTGAAGCGGCACTTCCGAACTTCAGCAGCAACCCCAACGGTCGCCGGCAAGCCGTGCAATCAATTGAAAATGAGGATCCGGACGGCGACGGGTTTACGACCCTGGTTGAAGTTACGGACGTTTCAAACTTTTCTAACACACCCACGTTCCCCGGCTATACCCCTGCGAATATCAGCGGCGTCACAAGTGTGGACATTGCGGAGCTCCAGAGTTCGCTGGTGCCTTCGTCCGGATCGGATACCACGCCACCGCAGGTCGTCGTGCTTGCTCCAAACGGCGGCGAGACGCTGGTTGGCAACACCATGACGACGGTGCAGTGGAGCGCGGCCGACACGAGCGGCATCGCCTCGATCGACATCTACGCTTCGTACGACGGCGGTGCGACGTTCCAGACCGAGGCGCTGGGTCTGACCAACAGCGGCAGCTACACGTGGTTCCCGGACAACCGCCCCGCCGCGCAGGCTTTGTTGCGGGTGGTGGCGACGGATAATGCGTTTAACGAAGGTGCCGACGAGAGCGATTCCTTCTACGCCGTCGAGGCCCCTCCCGGCGGTATCGTCCCGACCACGCTACGTGACTTCGACATGCCGGGCAGCCAGCCGTTTGAGGGCGGCGTCCTGAACGACCCCGCTGCCTGCCAGGTCTGCCACGGCGGATACGATGAAGCGGTCGAGCCGTTCTACAACTGGAGCGGCAGCATGATGGCCCAGGCGGGACGCGACCTGCTGATGATGGCCAACATGGCAATCGCCAACCAGGATGCACCGGACTCCGGCGACTTGTGCCTGCGGTGCCACTTCCCGCGCGGCTGGTTGCAGGGCCGCTCGGTGCCGACTGATGGAAGCGGAATGCTGGCCAGCGATGCAACCGGCGTCGCCTGCGATCTCTGCCACCGTCTGGTTGATCCGATCTACGATCCGGCGGCGAATCCGGCCGAAGACGAGGCGATTCTGGCGGCGATGAGCAATCCCGGTTCGAACTTTGGCGCTGCCATGATGCACGTCGACCCAACCGGCGCCCGGCGCGGCCCGTTCGTCGATGCCACCGGCGGCCACCCGATCCTGGTTTCGCCCTTCCACCGCGAAGCCGCGCTGTGCGGCACGTGCCACGATGTGAACAACCCCGCCTTCGAACGTGACCCGAATGGCAACTACGTACCGGGAGCGTTCGACGAACCGGCGACGAACTTCTCGTCGCACAGCACCGACCCCGTCGAGCGGACCTACAGCGAGTGGTTCTACAGCGACTACAACACGCCGGGCGGCGTCTATAACCCGGCGATGGGCGGAAACAAGGACTACGTCTCGATCTGCCAGGATTGCCACATGCGTGACGTGACCGGCCAGGGCTGCAACTTCGACAACCCGCCGGTGCGCGACGATCTGCCGTTGCACGACATGACCGGTGCCAGCACGTGGTATCCGTCGCTGATCGGAACGCTCTATCCCGGCGAGGTCAATGAAGCGGCGCTCGCGGCCGGTATCGAGCGAGCGCGGTATATGCTGCAAAACGCCGCCGATCTGGCCGCGGTGCAGGAAGAAGATGAGCTGAAGGTCACGATTACGAACAACACGGGGCACAAGCTGCCCTCGGGCTATCCCGAAGGCCGCCGCATGTGGATCAACGTGAAGTTCTATGACGATGGCATGAGCCTGGTGGGCGAGTCCGCCGCGTACGATCCGAACACGGGTAATCTGGACCAGGCCGGCGACGCGAAGGTTTACGAGATTCTGCCTGGTCTGGACGAGACCGTGGCGGCCATCGTGGGCGTCGAGCCGGGGCCGTCATTCCACTTTGTGCTGAACAACAAGGTGTACAAGGACAACCGCATCCCGCCCCGTGGCTTCACCAACCTGGCGTATGACAGTTTCGGCGGGTCGCACGTTGCCTACAGTTATCCCGATGGGCAGTACTGGGATGATACGTACTACGAGATTCCGGCCGGTGCGACTTCGGCAGCAGTCACCGTGTACTTCCAAAGCACCAGCAAGGAGTTCATCGAACATTTGCGCGATGACAACGTTACCGACAACACCGGTCAGCAGCTCTACGACCTTTGGGCCAACAACGGCAAATGCCCGCCCGAAGTGATGGAGACGCTGTCATTGGCCGTCACGCCGCCGCAAGAGGAACTGCCCGGCGACCTCGACGGCGATGGCGACGTCGACCTGAGCGACCTCCAGGCGTTGTTGGCCACGTACGGCAAGTGTCCCGGCGACGACGGATACAACCCCGACGCCAACCTCACCGACGATGCCGAAGACTGCATTACGTTGGCTGATCTCCAGCTCTTGTTGGCCAACTACGGCTCGTCCTCCTAA
- the mtnP gene encoding S-methyl-5'-thioadenosine phosphorylase — MIGLIGGTGMGEALFGETPVEEHIIDTPFGSPSSPIRIVEWHGTKIATLARHGEGHTCNPSRVPYRANIYALKSLGVTHILASGAVGSLCENFAPRELVIVDQVIDKTYRREPTFFDEGLAVHAELAEPFCPDLRERLLSVASKVDTRVHPRGTYVCMEGPGFSTVAESEMHRQWGGQLIGMTVMPEAKLAREAEICYALVALVTDWDCWRPHEAGVDKQELLAEIIGNLKVATENAVALLRAAIESLVAEPLGKSPIHDALSLAIWTDRAKISPATFARYGVLLEKYAGGA, encoded by the coding sequence ATGATCGGTCTGATTGGCGGCACCGGAATGGGGGAGGCGCTGTTCGGCGAAACACCCGTCGAGGAGCACATCATCGATACGCCGTTCGGTTCGCCCAGCAGTCCGATTCGCATCGTCGAGTGGCACGGCACGAAGATCGCCACGCTCGCCCGGCACGGCGAAGGCCACACATGTAACCCCTCCCGCGTGCCGTATCGTGCGAACATCTACGCTCTGAAATCGCTCGGCGTAACGCATATTCTCGCCAGCGGTGCGGTTGGTTCGCTCTGTGAAAACTTCGCGCCGCGAGAGTTGGTCATCGTCGATCAGGTCATCGACAAGACCTACCGCCGCGAGCCGACGTTCTTCGACGAGGGGCTCGCAGTGCATGCCGAGTTGGCCGAGCCGTTTTGCCCCGATCTGCGCGAGCGGCTGCTGTCCGTCGCGAGCAAGGTGGACACACGCGTGCATCCGCGCGGCACATACGTTTGCATGGAAGGCCCCGGTTTCAGCACTGTGGCCGAGTCGGAAATGCATCGACAGTGGGGCGGCCAACTGATCGGCATGACCGTCATGCCTGAGGCAAAACTGGCGCGTGAAGCGGAAATCTGCTACGCACTGGTGGCTTTGGTGACGGATTGGGATTGCTGGCGGCCGCACGAAGCGGGCGTCGATAAGCAAGAGCTGCTGGCGGAGATCATCGGCAATCTCAAGGTCGCGACGGAGAACGCGGTTGCGCTGCTGCGGGCCGCGATCGAGTCGTTGGTCGCCGAGCCGCTCGGCAAATCGCCGATCCACGATGCGCTCTCGCTGGCGATCTGGACCGATCGCGCAAAGATCTCGCCCGCGACCTTCGCACGCTACGGTGTATTGCTCGAAAAGTACGCCGGCGGCGCATAG
- a CDS encoding GNAT family N-acetyltransferase: MSVRNLDALFRPTSIAVIGASNTPHNIGGVVVRNLLKSGFNGPIMPVNPKYQAIAGVLAYSDVESLPVTPDVAVICTPPKTVPELIEQLGQRGTRAAIVITAGLAHIEYRDGQSINDAMLAAARKYTLRILGPNCVGVLIPGLGLNASFSHTDIGAGSIAFISQSGGFCTATLDWAKARGIGFSHFVSLGNSADIDFGDVLDYFGAVEETKAILLYMESIGVDEARKFMSAARSAARNKPVLAIKAGRNAEGARAAASHTDALAGSDNVYDAALRRAGILRVVDLDELFDAVETLARSKPLHGERLAILTNGGGPGVIATDALIAEGGQLASFSPDTMRRLSDLLPGTWSGGNPVDMVGDADASVYAASLKVLFDDPGVDAILVLNAPSAIAPPVAAARGIVDIVRQAKLPILTSWLGGEAAGKARRIFAEAEIPTYDTPENAVRAFLHMVRFRRNMEILTQVPPSLPEEFSPTPKAARSVIETALLEHRELLTEPEAKAVLAAYGVPVVATRVANTPPQAAEVARQLGFPVALKVLSKDITHKSDVGGVVLGLDSMEEVEQAAAAMETRIAKNYPEAKLDGFTVQRMAQRPQAQELIVGMTTDSIFGPVILFGRGGTAVEVIADRAVALPPLNMSLARHLISRTQVSRLLKGYRDRPPADIDAICTTLIQISQLIVDRPEIIELDINPLFADDKGVLALDARIRVRPAESAGPERLAIRPYPRELEETMTTRDGRKVLVRPITPEDQPAHREFVDRLTAEDLRFRLGANRDIPPSEMSRLTQIDYDREMAFIAVAPNAEGKDETLAVVRTVALADNTLADLAIMVRSDLQRSGLGTALLKKMIEYCKSHGTHEIIGHVLRDNVAMLRLTEKLGFKHETSPDENRIAVRLALR; this comes from the coding sequence ATGAGTGTACGCAATCTGGATGCCCTGTTCCGGCCGACGTCGATCGCGGTGATCGGCGCCTCAAACACGCCGCACAACATTGGTGGCGTGGTTGTTCGGAATCTTCTGAAATCCGGTTTCAACGGCCCGATCATGCCGGTGAATCCGAAGTACCAGGCCATAGCGGGAGTTCTGGCCTACAGCGACGTGGAAAGTTTGCCGGTCACGCCGGACGTCGCGGTCATTTGCACGCCGCCGAAGACTGTTCCGGAGTTGATCGAGCAATTGGGACAGCGCGGCACGCGGGCGGCGATCGTGATTACCGCTGGCCTCGCGCATATCGAATACCGCGACGGCCAGTCGATTAACGACGCCATGCTCGCCGCGGCTCGAAAGTACACGCTGCGCATTCTCGGCCCGAACTGCGTGGGCGTGCTGATCCCCGGTTTGGGCTTGAATGCCTCGTTTTCACATACCGACATCGGGGCCGGTTCGATTGCGTTCATCTCGCAATCGGGCGGTTTTTGTACGGCGACGCTCGATTGGGCCAAGGCCCGCGGCATCGGCTTTTCGCACTTCGTGTCGTTGGGCAACAGTGCCGACATCGACTTCGGCGACGTGCTCGACTATTTCGGTGCCGTCGAGGAAACCAAGGCAATCCTGCTTTATATGGAATCGATCGGCGTCGATGAAGCTCGCAAGTTCATGTCCGCCGCCCGTTCCGCAGCCCGCAACAAGCCCGTACTGGCGATCAAGGCCGGCCGCAATGCGGAGGGGGCCCGTGCGGCAGCGTCGCACACCGACGCCCTCGCTGGCTCCGACAACGTTTACGATGCAGCTTTGCGTCGGGCAGGCATTCTACGCGTGGTCGATCTCGATGAATTATTCGACGCGGTCGAGACGCTGGCGCGTTCCAAGCCGCTCCACGGCGAACGGCTGGCGATTCTCACCAACGGCGGCGGGCCGGGCGTCATTGCCACCGACGCCCTCATCGCCGAAGGCGGACAACTGGCTTCGTTTTCGCCCGACACGATGCGCCGGCTCAGTGACCTGTTGCCCGGCACCTGGTCCGGCGGCAATCCGGTCGACATGGTTGGCGACGCCGACGCGTCGGTGTACGCCGCCAGTCTCAAGGTCTTGTTCGACGATCCGGGCGTGGACGCGATTCTGGTGCTCAATGCACCCAGCGCGATTGCTCCGCCGGTCGCGGCGGCCCGCGGCATTGTCGACATTGTACGCCAAGCCAAGCTACCGATTCTCACCAGTTGGCTTGGCGGCGAAGCGGCCGGCAAGGCACGGCGCATCTTCGCCGAGGCCGAAATTCCAACATATGACACGCCGGAAAACGCGGTGCGGGCTTTCCTGCACATGGTGCGTTTCCGCCGGAACATGGAGATTCTGACGCAGGTGCCGCCGTCGCTGCCGGAAGAATTCTCGCCCACGCCCAAGGCGGCCCGCTCCGTAATCGAGACGGCGTTGCTCGAACACCGCGAACTCCTGACCGAGCCGGAAGCGAAGGCCGTGCTCGCGGCGTACGGCGTGCCGGTCGTAGCGACGCGTGTTGCCAACACGCCGCCGCAAGCGGCGGAAGTCGCGCGGCAACTCGGCTTCCCCGTCGCGCTCAAAGTCCTCTCCAAGGACATCACGCACAAGTCGGACGTGGGCGGTGTCGTGCTCGGCCTCGACAGCATGGAAGAGGTCGAACAGGCCGCGGCGGCGATGGAAACTCGTATTGCGAAGAACTATCCCGAAGCGAAGCTCGACGGCTTTACGGTGCAGCGCATGGCGCAGCGGCCGCAGGCGCAGGAACTGATTGTCGGTATGACCACCGACAGCATTTTCGGCCCGGTCATTCTCTTCGGCCGCGGCGGGACTGCGGTGGAGGTCATTGCCGACCGTGCTGTGGCATTGCCGCCGCTGAACATGAGCCTCGCACGTCATCTCATTTCGCGCACGCAGGTCTCACGGTTGCTGAAGGGCTATCGCGATCGTCCACCGGCCGATATCGACGCGATCTGCACGACGCTGATCCAGATCTCGCAACTGATCGTCGATCGTCCGGAGATCATCGAACTCGACATCAACCCGCTCTTTGCAGACGACAAGGGTGTGCTGGCGCTTGATGCCCGCATTCGCGTCCGACCGGCCGAGTCCGCCGGACCGGAGCGGCTGGCGATTCGCCCGTATCCGCGGGAACTGGAAGAAACGATGACGACGCGCGACGGCCGCAAGGTGCTCGTGCGGCCGATTACGCCGGAGGACCAGCCGGCGCACCGCGAATTCGTGGACCGCCTGACAGCCGAGGATCTGCGTTTCCGGCTCGGTGCCAATCGTGACATCCCGCCGTCGGAAATGTCGCGTCTAACGCAGATTGACTACGACCGGGAGATGGCGTTCATCGCGGTCGCTCCCAACGCAGAAGGCAAGGACGAGACGTTGGCCGTGGTTCGCACAGTTGCGCTGGCCGACAACACGCTGGCCGATCTCGCCATCATGGTCCGCAGCGACTTGCAGCGCAGCGGTCTCGGCACTGCACTGCTCAAGAAGATGATCGAGTATTGCAAGAGTCACGGCACGCACGAGATCATCGGCCACGTACTGCGCGACAACGTGGCAATGCTGCGACTCACCGAAAAGCTTGGCTTCAAGCATGAAACCAGTCCCGATGAGAATCGGATTGCTGTTCGTTTGGCCTTACGGTAG
- a CDS encoding DUF1566 domain-containing protein codes for MNDAWTKTANGRTRGELLACVLVATLLAATACGQDYNDIRAVSPDSATPGTSGLVVTFTLDSDAPPPPPAAISADNATIGELAGTSVEHVDQYTVTAVFTIPGDEAPGLKDVSVTFTTLEGTLIFTLTDGFTVEAAGDTPPTITQQPQARKVAPGGAATFEVKAWGSNPLEYQWQFEEVNIDGATDTTLTINPVEWADAGSYRCVVTNDFGAATSAPAVLTVEALPNLSYLVVDTGQTGCYSAATEIDPPAAGAAFYGQDGQNDGYQPSYTLSADGLTVHDNVTGLTWTRTSDLDGDGDIDIDDKLTYYEAQLAPDSFNAASYGGYDDWRVPTIKELYSLMDFRGTDPDVSSTDPSGLTPFIDTNYFDFAYGDMNAGERIIDTQFATCSVYVGLVFVDQEAMFGLNLADGRIKGYPLTKYFCVLLVRGNTNYGINDFVDNGDGTITDRATGLMWEQGDNGEGVNWEDALALAQTRNAENYLGYNDWRLPNAKELQSIVDYTRAPDVTNSAAIDPLFACTQITNLAGEADYPWYWSGTTHLQAGGGVSRGVYIAFGRGLGSMDGVNVIDVHGAGCQRSDPKDGDPEDYPCAGNGPQGDVQRVFNYVRLVRDATILTGDLDSDGDVDLVDLQILLSSYGTTGGAEQGDIDGDGDVDLADLQLLLASYGTVA; via the coding sequence ATGAACGACGCGTGGACGAAGACGGCAAACGGGCGGACGCGGGGCGAACTGCTCGCGTGTGTTCTGGTGGCAACGTTGCTTGCAGCCACCGCTTGCGGGCAGGATTACAACGATATCAGGGCGGTTTCTCCGGATTCTGCCACGCCGGGCACGAGCGGTCTCGTGGTGACGTTCACACTCGACAGCGATGCGCCGCCGCCACCGCCGGCGGCCATTTCGGCCGATAACGCGACCATCGGCGAACTGGCGGGCACGTCCGTTGAACACGTGGACCAGTACACGGTGACGGCCGTTTTCACCATTCCCGGAGACGAGGCGCCGGGATTGAAGGATGTCAGTGTCACGTTCACCACGCTTGAGGGCACGCTGATCTTCACTCTGACGGACGGATTTACGGTCGAAGCCGCGGGTGATACGCCGCCAACGATCACGCAACAGCCGCAAGCGCGGAAGGTGGCTCCCGGCGGGGCAGCCACGTTCGAGGTCAAAGCCTGGGGCAGTAACCCGCTCGAATACCAGTGGCAGTTTGAGGAAGTGAACATCGATGGCGCGACGGATACCACGCTGACGATCAATCCAGTCGAATGGGCCGACGCGGGCAGCTACCGGTGCGTTGTCACCAACGATTTTGGCGCAGCGACGTCCGCCCCGGCAGTCCTGACCGTCGAAGCACTCCCGAATCTCAGCTACCTCGTTGTCGATACCGGGCAGACCGGTTGTTACAGCGCCGCGACGGAGATTGATCCGCCAGCGGCCGGCGCGGCGTTTTATGGCCAAGACGGGCAGAACGACGGATACCAACCCAGCTACACGCTGAGTGCGGACGGGCTGACGGTCCACGACAACGTCACCGGCCTCACGTGGACGCGAACATCAGATCTCGACGGCGATGGCGACATCGATATCGATGACAAGTTGACGTACTACGAAGCCCAGCTTGCGCCCGATTCGTTCAACGCTGCCAGCTACGGCGGGTATGACGATTGGCGTGTACCGACGATCAAGGAACTCTATTCGTTGATGGACTTCCGCGGCACCGACCCCGACGTCAGCTCGACCGATCCGAGCGGCCTGACGCCGTTTATCGATACGAACTACTTTGACTTTGCCTACGGCGATATGAACGCCGGCGAACGCATCATCGACACGCAGTTCGCCACGTGCAGCGTGTATGTCGGTCTGGTGTTTGTCGATCAGGAGGCCATGTTCGGCCTGAACCTCGCCGACGGCCGCATCAAGGGCTATCCACTGACGAAGTATTTCTGCGTGCTGCTGGTTCGCGGAAACACCAACTACGGCATCAACGATTTCGTCGACAACGGCGACGGCACGATTACGGACCGGGCCACGGGCCTGATGTGGGAACAGGGCGACAACGGTGAGGGCGTGAATTGGGAAGACGCGCTGGCCCTGGCGCAGACGCGCAATGCCGAGAATTACCTGGGCTACAACGATTGGCGGCTGCCCAATGCCAAGGAGCTTCAGAGCATTGTGGACTACACCCGCGCACCGGATGTAACGAACTCGGCCGCCATCGATCCGCTCTTCGCCTGCACGCAGATTACGAACCTGGCCGGCGAGGCCGATTACCCCTGGTACTGGAGCGGCACGACACACCTGCAAGCCGGCGGTGGCGTCAGTCGGGGCGTCTACATTGCGTTTGGCCGCGGCTTGGGTTCCATGGACGGTGTGAACGTCATCGATGTCCACGGGGCCGGCTGTCAGCGTAGCGACCCGAAAGACGGCGATCCCGAGGACTACCCCTGCGCTGGCAACGGACCGCAGGGCGACGTACAGCGGGTCTTCAACTATGTCCGTCTGGTCCGCGACGCGACGATCCTGACTGGCGACCTGGACAGTGACGGCGACGTGGATCTGGTTGACCTGCAAATCCTGCTCAGCAGCTACGGTACGACTGGCGGCGCTGAGCAGGGCGACATTGACGGCGACGGCGACGTTGACCTGGCTGATCTCCAGCTCTTGCTGGCCAGCTATGGCACCGTAGCCTGA
- a CDS encoding thioredoxin family protein has translation MTRTRLDYQRRFCGAVLAAVLAITLTSAALAQNPPKPDKPASVEKKAEKGIYDTKADANELISQAVRKAAGDNQRVLVMFGGNWCGWCHKLHDVFTNNRDIAKLVKSEYQLVLVDIGNFDKHMDLVSKYGVDLKKVGVPYLVVLDAEGKALTRQETGSLEVGAKHDPAKVTAFLDKWKAPAADAEKVMAKALLQATAENKRIFLRLSAPWCTWCHRLGDFLADEEVAKLIGQDYIDVKIDLERMKNGPAVAAEYRKTTQGGIPWFAVIDTRGNVLATADGPKGNVGFPVSDEEVAHFMKVLTQTRRTLSQEQIATIETKLKAAGKQYKNH, from the coding sequence ATGACGCGTACGCGCCTTGATTATCAACGGCGCTTCTGCGGCGCAGTCCTGGCCGCCGTGTTGGCAATTACGTTGACTTCCGCTGCGTTGGCTCAGAATCCGCCCAAGCCGGACAAACCGGCCAGCGTCGAGAAGAAGGCCGAGAAGGGAATCTACGACACCAAGGCCGACGCCAATGAGCTGATCAGTCAGGCGGTGCGCAAGGCCGCCGGCGACAATCAGCGTGTCCTGGTCATGTTCGGCGGCAACTGGTGCGGCTGGTGCCACAAGCTGCACGATGTCTTCACGAACAACCGCGACATCGCGAAGTTGGTCAAAAGCGAGTACCAACTTGTACTTGTCGACATTGGCAACTTCGACAAGCACATGGACTTGGTCAGCAAGTACGGCGTCGATCTCAAGAAGGTCGGCGTTCCGTATCTCGTCGTGCTCGATGCCGAAGGCAAAGCACTGACGCGGCAGGAAACCGGTTCGCTTGAAGTCGGCGCCAAGCACGATCCGGCCAAAGTCACGGCTTTTCTCGACAAGTGGAAAGCGCCCGCGGCCGATGCCGAGAAAGTCATGGCCAAGGCGCTGTTGCAGGCCACGGCCGAGAACAAACGCATCTTCCTGCGGCTGAGTGCCCCGTGGTGCACCTGGTGTCATCGTCTGGGCGACTTCCTGGCTGACGAAGAAGTTGCAAAGCTGATCGGCCAGGACTACATCGACGTCAAGATCGACTTGGAGCGCATGAAGAACGGCCCTGCCGTGGCGGCGGAATACCGCAAGACCACGCAAGGCGGCATACCCTGGTTCGCCGTCATCGACACCCGCGGCAACGTGCTCGCCACCGCTGACGGCCCGAAGGGCAACGTTGGCTTCCCCGTCTCGGATGAAGAAGTCGCACACTTCATGAAGGTGCTGACCCAGACGCGGCGGACGCTTTCGCAGGAGCAGATCGCCACAATCGAGACCAAGCTGAAAGCCGCCGGCAAGCAGTACAAGAACCACTAA
- a CDS encoding DUF2723 domain-containing protein: protein MTEPNPTSCVDLPTPPAAKVGETWRIWLLLFIGAALLYALTASRGVQWQDPGANILRVATGEWINPLGLALSHPLHHILALLAAAPGLLETALAVTLVSAFTGALAVANTYGAAMALTQRRLPAVYAALSLAVAQTFWQMATIAETYTLTAALFAAECWCLALFLRGGRSRYLLAALFLNGLGISNHLLAVLSTPVLVAVVVYCLRARRIAWRELALAAALWLIGTLPYSALVATHLVRSGDVVGTLHSALFGHAYAGAVLNASIQPRVLMISFGFLGLSFPSLLLPLAIHGIVRSFRGALPRPLAFALLVELLLHAGFVLRYNIVDQNTFFLPMFTLLCMFGGMGLSGVLAWSPGAKRKVVLVASLVTLVWTPAVGALAPTIIRRSGVLDSIVRNKPYRDDYTYLFIPWSIADDSADRLSRKAVELAGDDGLIVMEDSMASFAVRYRVIESGKTQIVVASAKDEAALTAAIAAGKPIVLVPLDTDQPATPLPAGQWQRADQLYIWQSE, encoded by the coding sequence GTGACTGAGCCAAATCCCACAAGCTGCGTCGACTTGCCAACGCCGCCCGCCGCCAAGGTCGGCGAGACGTGGCGCATCTGGCTGCTGCTCTTTATCGGCGCCGCGCTGCTTTATGCACTAACGGCCAGCCGCGGCGTCCAATGGCAGGATCCCGGCGCCAACATTCTCCGCGTCGCCACCGGAGAGTGGATAAACCCGCTCGGGTTAGCACTCAGCCATCCGCTTCATCACATTCTCGCATTGCTGGCGGCGGCGCCGGGACTGCTCGAAACGGCCCTGGCCGTAACACTGGTCAGTGCATTCACGGGGGCGCTCGCAGTTGCGAATACGTACGGCGCGGCGATGGCCCTGACGCAGCGGCGTTTGCCCGCGGTCTACGCCGCCCTGTCACTCGCCGTGGCGCAGACCTTCTGGCAAATGGCAACCATTGCGGAGACGTATACGCTCACTGCGGCACTCTTTGCGGCGGAGTGTTGGTGCCTGGCACTTTTTCTTCGTGGCGGGAGGTCGCGATATCTGCTGGCGGCGTTATTTCTGAATGGCCTGGGTATCTCCAACCACTTGCTTGCCGTTCTCTCGACGCCGGTGCTGGTTGCCGTCGTTGTGTACTGCCTGCGCGCACGCCGAATAGCGTGGCGTGAGTTGGCACTTGCCGCGGCGTTGTGGTTGATCGGTACGCTGCCGTACTCAGCGCTGGTTGCCACGCATCTCGTTCGTTCCGGGGACGTTGTGGGGACGCTGCATTCGGCGCTGTTCGGCCATGCTTACGCCGGTGCGGTGCTGAATGCGTCGATTCAACCGCGCGTCCTCATGATTAGCTTCGGCTTTCTCGGCCTGAGTTTCCCCAGTTTGTTGTTACCGCTGGCGATTCACGGCATCGTGCGCAGTTTTCGCGGGGCATTGCCGCGGCCGTTGGCGTTTGCGCTATTGGTCGAATTGCTGCTGCACGCCGGCTTCGTACTGCGCTACAACATCGTGGATCAGAACACGTTCTTTCTGCCGATGTTCACCCTGCTGTGCATGTTTGGTGGCATGGGCCTGAGCGGCGTGTTGGCTTGGTCGCCCGGCGCGAAGCGAAAGGTCGTCCTGGTCGCTAGCCTGGTGACGCTGGTGTGGACCCCGGCCGTCGGTGCATTGGCCCCCACGATCATCCGCCGCTCCGGCGTGTTGGATTCCATCGTTCGCAACAAGCCGTATCGCGACGACTACACCTATCTCTTCATTCCCTGGTCGATTGCCGACGATTCGGCCGATCGATTGAGCCGCAAGGCTGTGGAACTCGCCGGCGATGACGGCCTGATCGTCATGGAAGATTCGATGGCGTCCTTCGCCGTTCGCTATCGCGTCATCGAGTCGGGGAAGACACAAATCGTGGTCGCCTCGGCAAAGGACGAAGCGGCCCTTACGGCAGCGATCGCGGCCGGCAAGCCCATCGTCCTGGTGCCACTCGATACCGATCAGCCCGCCACGCCGCTGCCCGCGGGACAATGGCAACGCGCCGACCAGTTATACATCTGGCAGAGCGAGTAG